One stretch of Arachis hypogaea cultivar Tifrunner chromosome 20, arahy.Tifrunner.gnm2.J5K5, whole genome shotgun sequence DNA includes these proteins:
- the LOC112783941 gene encoding fatty acid elongase 3-like, producing the protein MNMTANAMISGLQYWLVNHPTILNFQWDPPQTPFSSTMFLSAAVLSYLSLILILSVLPLPPLSPNLLKPLTALHNLSLLILSLAMSLGCALTTLSHIPHLNWAICFPPNTRPNGPLFFWAYVFYLSKILEFLDTLFIVLSRSFARLTFLHVYHHATVLVMCYLWLQTSQSLFPVALVTNASVHVLMYGYYFLSGLGIRPRWKRAVTDCQIVQFVFSFAVSGLMLYQHFYGSGCSGIWGWCFNAVFNASLLALFVDFHLKSYAKNKNKKIKHS; encoded by the coding sequence ATGAATATGACGGCGAACGCCATGATCTCCGGCCTCCAATACTGGCTAGTTAACCACCCAACCATCCTCAACTTCCAATGGGACCCACCTCAAACCCCGTTCTCCTCCACCATGTTCCTGTCGGCGGCAGTTCTATCCTACCTATCCCTGATCCTCATCCTCTCCGTCCTCCCTCTTCCGCCACTCTCCCCGAATCTCTTAAAGCCACTCACGGCACTCCACAATCTCAGCCTCCTCATCCTCTCCCTCGCCATGTCCCTTGGCTGCGCCCTCACCACACTCTCCCACATCCCTCACCTCAACTGGGCCATCTGCTTCCCTCCAAACACCAGGCCCAATGGGCCTCTCTTCTTTTGGGCCTACGTCTTCTACCTCTCCAAGATCCTCGAGTTCCTCGACACGCTCTTCATCGTTCTCTCCCGCTCCTTCGCGCGCCTCACGTTCCTCCATGTGTACCACCACGCCACCGTGCTCGTCATGTGCTACCTCTGGCTCCAAACTTCGCAGTCGCTGTTCCCGGTGGCGCTCGTGACCAACGCCTCCGTGCACGTGCTCATGTACGGCTATTACTTCCTCAGCGGGCTAGGGATCCGACCGCGGTGGAAGCGCGCCGTGACGGATTGCCAGATCGTGCAGTTCGTGTTCAGCTTCGCCGTCTCAGGTTTGATGCTGTACCAGCACTTCTACGGGTCCGGTTGCTCCGGGATCTGGGGTTGGTGCTTCAATGCGGTTTTCAATGCTTCTCTTTTGGCCCTGTTCGTTGACTTTCATCTCAAGAGTTATgctaagaacaagaacaagaagattaAACACTCATAA
- the LOC112783809 gene encoding fatty acid elongase 3-like gives MSNILAALEYWLVNHPTIKNFTWTPGKTMASTPQFLCFTILSYLSSIFILPQMKSLPSIPQSILRPISAVHNTSLLLLSFVMALGCLLSTISHAPHVHWIICFPPQTKPTGPIFFWAYIFYLSKILEFMDTLLIILSNSIQRLSFLHVYHHSNVVIMCYIWLQTSQTLFPAVLFTNASVHVLMYAYYLSCALGVRPKWKKLVTNIQIMQFYSSFVVLSLMLYYHFTGSGCSGVWGWTFNVVFYSSLLVLFVDFHKKNYGSTANSKKKFTLNNVKQDYSKGLFCAYHIS, from the coding sequence atgagtaACATATTGGCAGCATTAGAGTACTGGTTAGTGAACCACCCTACAATCAAGAACTTCACATGGACGCCAGGGAAAACCATGGCCTCAACTCCACAGTTTCTCTGCTTCACAATCCTCTCCTACCTGTCGTCCATCTTCATCCTCCCTCAAATGAAATCCCTGCCGTCCATCCCCCAATCCATCCTCAGGCCAATCTCAGCCGTCCACAACACAtccctcctcctcctctcctTCGTCATGGCCCTTGGCTGCCTCCTCTCCACCATCTCGCATGCACCTCACGTCCACTGGATCATCTGCTTCCCACCGCAAACCAAGCCCACTGGGCCCATATTCTTTTGGGCCTACATCTTCTACCTCTCCAAGATCCTTGAGTTCATGGACACACTCCTCATCATCCTCAGCAACTCCATCCAACGGCTCTCGTTTCTCCACGTGTACCACCACTCCAACGTGGTCATCATGTGCTACATATGGTTGCAAACCTCGCAAACACTCTTCCCGGCGGTACTCTTTACCAACGCCTCCGTGCATGTGCTAATGTACGCCTACTACTTATCGTGCGCGCTAGGAGTGAGACCTAAGTGGAAGAAGCTTGTGACGAATATCCAGATCATGCAGTTCTACTCCAGCTTCGTTGTTCTGAGTTTGATGCTTTACTACCACTTCACGGGTTCAGGGTGCTCTGGTGTTTGGGGTTGGACCTTCAATGTCGTTTTCTATTCCTCTCTTTTGGTCTTGTTCGTTGACTTTCACAAAAAGAATTATGGTAGTACTGCAAACTCCAAGAAAAAGTTTACTCTCAACAACGTTAAGCAGGATTATTCCAAGGGCTTGTTTTGTGCTTATCACATCTCATGA